The region CCCAACGAAGTTGGGAGGGGGTCGGGGGGAGGGCAGCGCCACTTTTTCGGCGGGCCAGCTTGCGTGACAAGCGCCTGAGAGCCAGCGCATCGCAAGCGGCATTGGAAAGTACCCGTACAAAGCCAAATTGAGAATTGCTGTTCGCGGGCATGACGAGTTGCGCTGATGCCGAATCGATTATGTCCCGAAATTGGAATGCGCCCCGCCGATCTGCCGGCCGGCTGCGTTTGACGGTGCGACGCCTGTGATATAATTAGGTGCAGTGTGGATGAATCCACCATGACCTCGGTAATAGACTAGCGGAGGACGTTGCATTTATGAATTCCCGTGCGATCAGAAGCGCCTTTGTGTGGATTCTGATCCTGTTCGCTGTACTGGCCATTCTGTTTGGCGTCAACTTCAAGCCGCAGGTGCGGCCGGAACTGTCGCTGCAGAAGCTGGCGACCTCGATCAAGAATGGCGAAGTCAAGAAATTGAGCGTGCAGGGCGATGATATTACCATCCTGCTCAACAATAAGAACGAGTTCTCGTCGCGCAAGGAAAGCCGCTCCAGCGTGGTCGAATCGCTCAAGAATCTGGGCGTCACACAGGATGAATTGAAGGGCGTCGAGATTGAGATCCAGAACCCGAGCGAGTGGGGCAGTTGGCTCAATATCGCCATCAGCATCCTGCCGTTCCTGTTCGTCGGCGGATTCCTGCTGTTCATGATGCGCCAGGCGCAAAGCAGCAATAACCAGGCGATGATGTTCGGCAAGAGCCGCGCGCGCATGTTCACCGGCGACAAGCCGACGGTGACGTTCGCCGATGTGGCGGGCGTGGAAGAGGCGAAGCAGGAGTTGCAGGAAGTCGTCGAGTTCCTGAAGGAGCCGGAGAAGTTCACGGCGCTCGGCGCGCGCATTCCGAAGGGTGTGCTGCTGGTCGGGCCGCCCGGCGCGGGCAAGACGCTGCTGGCGCGCGCAGTGGCGGGCGAGGCCGGTGTGCCGTTTTTCTCCATCTCCGGTTCGGAGTTCGTCGAGATGTTCGTCGGCGTCGGCGCCAGTCGCGTGCGCGACCTGTTCGACCAGGCCAAGCGCAACGCGCCGTGCATCATCTTCATTGACGAAATTGACGCCGTCGGGCGCCATCGCGGCGCGGGGCTGGGCGGCTCGCACGACGAGCGCGAGCAGACGCTCAATCAGATCCTGGTAGAGATGGACGGCTTCGACAACCAGACGAACATCATCATCATCGCGGCGACCAACCGCCCCGATATCCTCGACCCGGCGCTGCTGCGCCCCGGTCGCTTCGACCGCCGCGTCGTGCTCGACCGCGCGGACCTGGCCGGCCGCGAGGCAATCCTCAAAGTGCACAGCAAGGGCAAGCCGCTGGGCACGGACGTCGACCTGCATCGCGTGGCGGCCCAGACGATCGGGTTTTCGGGCGCCGATCTGGAGAACCTGGTCAACGAGGCGGCGATTCTGGCCGCGCGGCGCAACCTGAAAGCGATCGGCATGAGCGAGTTCCAGGAGTCGATCGAGAAGGTCATCGCCGGGCCGGAGCGCAAGAGTCGCACCATCAGCGAGCACGAGAAGCAGGTGGTGGCATATCACGAGGCCGGGCACGCCGTGGTGACCAAGATTCTGCCGAACAGCGATACCGTGCAGAAGGTGGTGTCGATTTCGCGCGGGATGGCGCTGGGCTACACGTTGATCATGCCCGACGAGGATCGCTACCTGCAGAGCCGGGCCAAGTTCGAGGACGATCTGGCCGGGCTGCTGGGCGGGCGCGCGGCCGAGGAGATCGTCTTCAACGATATCACGACCGGCGCCAGCAACGACCTGGAGCGGGCGACCAAGCTCGCGCGCGCGATGGTCACGCAGTACGGCATGAGCCGCAACCTGGGACCGCGCACGTTCGGCAAGAAAGACGATATGGTGTTCCTCGGACGCGAGATCTCCGAGCAGCGCAACTACAGCGACGAGGTTGCCGAGCAGATCGACAGCGAAGTGCGCGCTATCATCGAGCGGGCCTACCAGCGCTCCAAGCAGACGCTGACGCAGTATCGCGACAAACTGGACACGCTAGCCAAGATGTTGACGGTTGCCGAGACGGTGGACAAAGCGCAGTTCGACGCGCTGTTCGTCTGAGTGAAAATCGAACGTCGTAGCGCGCAGACCTGACCAGCAGTCAGGTCTGCGGCTTTATGGAGCGCACATGGGAACGCTGCAGGCCGGTCTGACCGGCCGGATTGAGCGCGTGGTGACGGAGGCGATCACCGCGCGTCACATGGGCAGCGGGAGCGTGCCGGTACTGGCGACGCCGATGCTGATCCTCGCGATGGAGGAGGCGAGTCATCGCGCCGTCGAGCCATGCCTGCCGCCCGGCCAGAGCACCGTCGGCACGCAGGTGAACATTCGTCATCTGGCTGCAACGCCGCTCGGGCAGACTTTCCGCGCCGAGGCCGAGCTGGTTGAAATCGATGGCCGCCGCCTGCGATTCCGAGTGGTCGCTTTCGACGCCATCGAGAAAATCGGCGAGGGCGAGCACGAGCGCTTCATCATCGACGTCGGCAAGTTCGCAGAGCGGTTGCGCCGAAAACAGGATGCCGCGCCGGCCTGATCACTGCGGGCCGCCCCGCGCGGCTCGACCACACGAGGACATAACCGCATGACCGAATTCGATACGCTGCGTGAACTCCTGGAGTACCCGCTGGGTAGTGCCGACGCCGTCTTCGAGCGCTTTGCCGCGCTGCCGGGCGCCGTGTTTCGCGGTTCCGGCAAGGAACGGTTCCTGTTTGTGCCGGGCACGCGCACCAACAAGGTTGTGCTGATCGCGCACGCCGACACGCATTGGGACGCCCGCCATGCGCGCTATCCCGATCTGGACGTGAGCATGCCGCGCCGCGTCTCGTACCGGCACGGCGACTTCGTGTCGCGCAGCGCCCGTTCCGGCATTGGCGCCGACGACCGCGCCGGCTGCGCCATGCTCTGGCTGCTGCGTGACATGGGCCATGCGCTGCTTGTGCCGGACTGCGAAGAGGGGGGACTGATCGGTTCGCGCTGGCTGATGGACGCCAACCCGGATATCGCCGACCTTCTCAATCGCGATCACCAGTTCATGGTCGAGTTTGACCGGCAGCACGCGCGCGAATTCAAGTGCTATGAAGTGGGCACCGATGCGTTCCGCGCGTATGTGGCGGACAAGACCGGTTACACGGAGCCCGACCGGCTGCGCGGATCGGATATCAAGGCACTCTGCCGCGATATTTGCGGCGTCAACCTCAGCGTCGGATACGCCGACGAGCATACGCCCGGCGAATATATTCGTTACGCCGACTGGAAGCACACGCTCGACATGTCGCGCGCGTGGCTGTCGGAGCCGGACCTGCCGCGCTTCGATCTGCCGAAAGCAGCATAGCCGCCGGCGCCGCTCTGAACACAAACACGATGCCCAGCGGCAGTTATGCCGCTGGGCATCGTGTGCAAGCTAACGAGCGACGTGTTTAGTGCTGCACGATACGCTTCAACGACTTGGCCTGCTTGACCCACTCGGCCAC is a window of Chloroflexota bacterium DNA encoding:
- the ftsH gene encoding ATP-dependent zinc metalloprotease FtsH, with translation MNSRAIRSAFVWILILFAVLAILFGVNFKPQVRPELSLQKLATSIKNGEVKKLSVQGDDITILLNNKNEFSSRKESRSSVVESLKNLGVTQDELKGVEIEIQNPSEWGSWLNIAISILPFLFVGGFLLFMMRQAQSSNNQAMMFGKSRARMFTGDKPTVTFADVAGVEEAKQELQEVVEFLKEPEKFTALGARIPKGVLLVGPPGAGKTLLARAVAGEAGVPFFSISGSEFVEMFVGVGASRVRDLFDQAKRNAPCIIFIDEIDAVGRHRGAGLGGSHDEREQTLNQILVEMDGFDNQTNIIIIAATNRPDILDPALLRPGRFDRRVVLDRADLAGREAILKVHSKGKPLGTDVDLHRVAAQTIGFSGADLENLVNEAAILAARRNLKAIGMSEFQESIEKVIAGPERKSRTISEHEKQVVAYHEAGHAVVTKILPNSDTVQKVVSISRGMALGYTLIMPDEDRYLQSRAKFEDDLAGLLGGRAAEEIVFNDITTGASNDLERATKLARAMVTQYGMSRNLGPRTFGKKDDMVFLGREISEQRNYSDEVAEQIDSEVRAIIERAYQRSKQTLTQYRDKLDTLAKMLTVAETVDKAQFDALFV
- a CDS encoding thioesterase family protein, with amino-acid sequence MGTLQAGLTGRIERVVTEAITARHMGSGSVPVLATPMLILAMEEASHRAVEPCLPPGQSTVGTQVNIRHLAATPLGQTFRAEAELVEIDGRRLRFRVVAFDAIEKIGEGEHERFIIDVGKFAERLRRKQDAAPA